A genomic region of Raphanus sativus cultivar WK10039 chromosome 6, ASM80110v3, whole genome shotgun sequence contains the following coding sequences:
- the LOC108805673 gene encoding U-box domain-containing protein 35-like, which translates to MNNEIEEEGEEDGRRGLETVREIQFEGSNSGTVSMNGEDNVYVGVGKGDSSMEALRWALDNLITSSSTLLYLIHVFPETRSIPYPLGRLTREQASQEQLETFMSQEREKRRTLLNKFLHACSASKVKVETVLVESDSVAKALQDLITILHIKKLVLGIDKSNARKANSTRGNSVPEQIMRSSAAELCEVKVICQGKEIKMEVPVMERVPSRSPKVQERTPYTPSKSPKEQRPKKDQSNDPFACICFFSKPKTNI; encoded by the exons atgaacaatGAGATAGAAGAGGAgggagaagaagatggaaggAGAGGGCTGGAGACGGTGAGAGAGATTCAGTTTGAAGGGAGCAACAGTGGAACAGTGTCCATGAACGGTGAGGACAACGTGTATGTTGGTGTTGGCAAAGGAGACTCTAGCATGGAGGCATTGCGTTGGGCTCTTGACAATCTCatcacttcttcttctactctTCTTTACCTCATCCATGTCTTCCCTGAGACTCGCTCCATCCCTTATCCTT TGGGGAGGCTAACGAGGGAGCAAGCGAGCCAAGAACAACTTGAAACCTTTATGTCTCAGGAAAgggagaagagaagaactctCTTGAACAAGTTCCTTCACGCCTGTTCTGCTTCTAAG GTGAAGGTGGAGACAGTACTGGTAGAGAGTGACTCGGTGGCAAAGGCTTTACAAGACCTCATCACTATTCTTCACATTAAGAAGCTTGTTCTTGGGATCGATAAATCTAATGCAAG GAAAGCAAATTCGACAAGAGGAAACAGTGTTCCTGAACAGATAATGAGGAGCTCTGCAGCAGAACTGTGTGAGGTTAAGGTCATATGCCAAGGAAAAGAGATAAAGATGGAGGTGCCAGTGATGGAGAGAGTCCCCTCCAGGTCCCCAAAAGTACAGGAGAGAACTCCCTACACTCCCTCCAAGTCCCCAAAAGAGCAACGGCCAAAGAAAGATCAATCCAATGACCCTTTTGCTTGCATTTGCTTTTTCAGTAAGCCCAAAACTAACATTTAA